Proteins encoded by one window of Phycisphaeraceae bacterium:
- a CDS encoding BtpA/SgcQ family protein, which translates to MNNWPFERKAVIGMVHVGALPGTPKSRMSVSALAADAAREAAAIESAGLDAVMIENMHDCPYVHGEALGPEITSAMTKIGQAVRDAISLPLGVQILSGGNRHALAVALAIDAQFIRCENFVFSHIADEGLLAEAEAGPLLRYRRNIGADHIAIYCDIKKKHASHAITADLDLAQCVNAAEFFGADGIIVTGSATGLPTSIDDVSAARSATTLPILVGSGTTPNNVLDMLAHADAVIVGSSIKHEGIWSNPVDPRRCEQLVRSARTPRGG; encoded by the coding sequence ATGAACAACTGGCCCTTTGAGCGCAAAGCCGTGATCGGCATGGTCCATGTTGGCGCACTCCCTGGCACCCCAAAGAGTCGCATGTCTGTCTCAGCCCTCGCTGCAGACGCCGCACGCGAAGCCGCCGCGATCGAATCCGCTGGCCTCGACGCCGTCATGATCGAGAACATGCACGATTGCCCATATGTTCATGGCGAAGCGCTCGGGCCCGAGATCACCTCCGCAATGACCAAAATCGGTCAGGCCGTCCGCGATGCGATCTCGCTCCCGCTTGGCGTCCAAATCCTCAGTGGCGGCAATCGTCACGCTCTGGCCGTCGCTCTGGCCATCGACGCGCAGTTCATCCGCTGCGAGAACTTCGTCTTCAGCCACATCGCCGATGAAGGTCTCCTCGCAGAAGCCGAAGCCGGACCACTTCTGCGATATCGTCGCAACATTGGTGCCGATCACATCGCGATCTATTGCGACATCAAGAAAAAACACGCCTCTCACGCAATCACAGCCGATCTCGATCTCGCGCAGTGCGTCAATGCTGCCGAATTCTTTGGTGCCGATGGCATCATCGTCACAGGCTCCGCAACAGGCCTGCCGACTTCGATCGACGACGTTTCGGCTGCAAGGTCTGCAACCACGCTCCCAATTCTCGTCGGCAGCGGCACGACCCCAAACAACGTCCTCGACATGCTCGCGCACGCCGACGCAGTCATCGTTGGTTCTTCTATCAAACACGAAGGCATCTGGAGCAACCCCGTGGACCCACGCCGCTGCGAACAACTCGTTCGGAGTGCACGCACACCGCGCGGAGGCTAA
- a CDS encoding site-specific DNA-methyltransferase, with the protein MNTSGPEHTQHASLQPGITLSWAGKRAPDISAVLARTQSQSLEVSSRSDAASSNILVRGECLAVACTLLEDFRGRIKLIYLDPPYAVGMDFDAALRTEQRPEPIFAYSDRWPTLDAYIQFLYERFIVCRELLSEDGSIYVHVDQRTSHWVRCILQEIFGREYDRGAIVWSLGNGAKSRSAWSCVHNDILCFSKGADFTFRHDHPALREPYAQTSIKSHFRKRDDQGRHFRTRQINGRSYHYYADQGRLVGSVWNDCPAMLSRSPILDESTGYPTQKPEKLLERIVEASSEPGDLVADFFCGSGTTAVVAQRLARRTIAADLGARAIETTAHRMLSEPNAASIQVREVHSEVCANACSLAALFAPNATWDESITAAIAETGDHRIIVCPAGTPPLRETLEHASLYAPSRTRCTLLATHFDRANFGSTTDDCLIQCLAYLPESATAASTRSLVFAGSPQLHTSVHDNTLKVRYTRPIYRFNTTQARFVHICDETRVLRWFAHYADSDCTDEPPFASGLNPGDSIHLPLSTSLTSPALLTIIDGCAFRHRTFISSLCHASHDSKMEPFATSPQPSVQDRTP; encoded by the coding sequence GTGAACACATCCGGGCCCGAACACACTCAACACGCCTCACTCCAGCCTGGTATAACTCTGTCCTGGGCTGGCAAGCGGGCACCCGACATTTCTGCCGTACTCGCTCGCACGCAATCGCAATCGCTCGAAGTGAGTTCGCGATCAGACGCTGCCTCATCCAACATTCTCGTGCGTGGTGAGTGTCTTGCAGTCGCGTGCACACTTCTCGAAGACTTTCGTGGCCGCATCAAACTGATCTACCTCGACCCGCCTTATGCCGTAGGAATGGACTTTGACGCTGCCCTGCGCACCGAGCAACGCCCAGAGCCGATATTCGCATACAGCGACCGCTGGCCGACGCTCGACGCCTATATCCAGTTTCTCTACGAGCGGTTCATCGTTTGTCGCGAACTTCTCTCTGAAGATGGCTCAATTTACGTTCATGTCGATCAACGCACGAGCCATTGGGTGCGATGCATTCTGCAAGAAATCTTCGGCCGCGAATATGATCGCGGCGCGATCGTCTGGAGCCTCGGCAACGGTGCCAAGAGTCGCAGCGCCTGGAGTTGCGTGCACAACGACATTCTCTGTTTCTCGAAGGGTGCTGACTTCACCTTCCGCCACGATCACCCCGCACTGCGCGAGCCCTACGCGCAGACCAGCATCAAATCGCACTTCCGCAAACGCGACGATCAAGGCAGGCACTTTCGTACACGCCAGATCAACGGGCGCTCCTACCACTACTACGCCGATCAGGGCCGACTCGTCGGCTCGGTCTGGAATGACTGCCCCGCCATGCTCTCGCGGTCCCCGATCCTCGACGAATCAACCGGATACCCAACCCAAAAGCCAGAGAAACTCCTCGAGCGCATTGTCGAAGCATCGAGTGAGCCGGGCGATCTCGTCGCCGATTTCTTCTGTGGCAGCGGCACCACGGCTGTCGTCGCCCAGCGCCTGGCTCGCAGGACAATCGCAGCCGACCTCGGCGCGCGCGCCATTGAAACCACAGCGCACCGCATGCTTTCAGAGCCCAATGCTGCATCGATTCAGGTCCGTGAAGTCCACTCGGAAGTTTGTGCCAATGCGTGCTCACTTGCTGCCTTGTTCGCACCCAACGCAACATGGGACGAATCCATAACTGCGGCCATCGCTGAGACAGGCGACCATCGCATCATCGTTTGCCCAGCAGGAACCCCCCCTTTACGCGAGACTCTCGAACACGCATCTCTATACGCGCCTTCGCGCACACGCTGTACACTTCTCGCAACGCACTTTGATCGTGCCAACTTCGGCTCAACGACCGACGATTGCTTGATTCAGTGCCTCGCTTATCTCCCGGAAAGTGCAACCGCAGCATCGACACGCAGTCTGGTCTTCGCCGGGTCGCCACAACTGCACACTTCAGTGCATGACAACACGCTCAAAGTCCGCTATACACGGCCGATCTATCGCTTCAATACAACTCAGGCTCGCTTTGTCCACATTTGCGACGAAACCCGCGTTCTGCGATGGTTCGCCCATTATGCAGACTCGGATTGTACAGACGAACCTCCATTCGCTTCTGGCCTCAACCCCGGCGATTCAATTCACCTTCCCCTTTCTACTTCTCTCACTTCGCCCGCGCTTCTCACGATCATCGATGGGTGCGCCTTTCGCCATCGCACATTCATCTCATCACTTTGTCATGCATCACACGATAGTAAAATGGAACCGTTTGCGACTTCTCCCCAACCATCAGTTCAGGATCGCACACCATGA
- a CDS encoding AAA family ATPase has protein sequence MEKAPDLIRDLVASRSGSPRQIVGITGPVGAGKSTLARELTRPAGIIVATDDYLPDYSDLPEHERDDPKHADLDALATHLAQLRLGMTVESPVWCFKEHRRVATRRIEPAMLIVCEGIHAFDPRVRQMLDVAVYVEAPADQRWRRWEAIERAGERGWGIERARQFFEGVAEPTFAHVSERWRASADVVVVNPG, from the coding sequence ATGGAAAAGGCTCCGGATTTGATCCGGGACCTCGTGGCGTCGCGTTCGGGCTCTCCCCGCCAGATCGTCGGTATCACCGGCCCGGTCGGGGCGGGCAAGTCCACCCTCGCGCGCGAGTTGACCAGGCCCGCTGGCATCATCGTTGCAACTGATGACTATCTGCCTGACTACTCCGACCTTCCTGAGCATGAACGGGACGACCCAAAGCACGCGGATCTTGACGCGCTCGCAACCCATCTCGCACAGTTACGACTTGGCATGACGGTCGAATCCCCGGTCTGGTGTTTCAAAGAACATCGACGCGTGGCCACGCGGCGGATTGAGCCAGCGATGTTGATTGTCTGCGAGGGGATTCATGCGTTCGATCCACGGGTCCGACAGATGCTTGATGTGGCGGTCTACGTCGAGGCACCCGCCGATCAACGCTGGCGGCGGTGGGAGGCTATCGAAAGGGCGGGCGAGCGGGGATGGGGGATCGAGCGGGCCAGGCAGTTTTTCGAGGGGGTTGCGGAGCCGACATTCGCGCACGTTTCGGAGCGATGGCGAGCGAGCGCGGATGTGGTCGTTGTCAATCCCGGTTAA